One part of the Desulfonema ishimotonii genome encodes these proteins:
- the ilvN gene encoding acetolactate synthase small subunit: MTEEKHVLSILVENQPGVLSRISGLFSGRGFNIESLCVAATIDPNVSRLTIVTKANQPIVEQIKKQLNKLINVIKVHELTGSKYVHREMALIKVHAKKDNRAEILRIVDIFRCKVVDVGPEHYTVEVTGDEGKMEAILSLLKPLGIKEIAKTGTIALFREPK, encoded by the coding sequence ATGACAGAAGAAAAACATGTGTTGTCCATTCTGGTGGAAAACCAGCCGGGGGTGCTTTCCAGGATATCGGGGCTGTTCAGCGGCCGGGGGTTTAACATTGAAAGCCTGTGCGTTGCGGCCACCATTGACCCGAATGTGTCCCGGCTGACCATTGTCACCAAGGCCAACCAGCCCATCGTGGAGCAGATCAAAAAGCAGCTGAACAAGCTGATCAATGTGATCAAGGTCCACGAACTGACCGGCAGCAAATACGTTCACCGGGAAATGGCCCTGATCAAGGTCCACGCCAAAAAGGACAACCGGGCGGAAATCCTGAGAATTGTGGATATATTCCGCTGCAAGGTGGTGGACGTGGGGCCGGAACATTACACCGTTGAGGTGACGGGCGATGAGGGGAAGATGGAGGCGATTCTGAGCCTGCTGAAACCCCTGGGCATCAAGGAGATCGCAAAGACCGGCACCATCGCGCTGTTCCGGGAGCCGAAATAG
- the ilvD gene encoding dihydroxy-acid dehydratase: MKSDIAKKGIERAPHRALFKAMGYTDTEIERPLIGVANSANSIVPGHVHLDKIVDAVKTGVCMAGGTPVEFGVIGVCDGIAMNHTGMKYSLGSRELIADSVEVMATAHALDALVLVPNCDKIVPGMLMAAARLDIPAVVVSGGPMLAGRHPRKGGKVDLITVFEAVGAVLSGKMTEEELTEVEEAACPTCGSCSGMFTANSMNCLTEAIGMGLPGNGTIPAVMAARIRLAKQAGMQVMEMWEKEITPRKIMTEKAFQNALAVDMALGCSTNTVLHLTAIAREAGVEIDLNLINEVSGKTPHLCSLSPGGKDHIEDLNRAGGIQAVIRELADAGRINAECITVTGKSVGENIAKTEVLDRDVIRPLDNPYHAQGGLAVLFGNIAPEGCVVKQSAVRDEMLRHEGPARVFESEEAASEAIMGGKIQKGDVIVIRYEGPMGGPGMREMLTPTAAIAGMNLDADVALITDGRFSGGTRGASIGHVSPEAMQGGPIAIVREGDPIAIDIPGKTIALRVSDAEIRSRLDGWEAPAPKITKGYMARYAKNVASASHGAIVR, from the coding sequence ATGAAAAGTGATATTGCAAAAAAAGGCATTGAAAGGGCACCCCACCGCGCGCTGTTCAAGGCAATGGGCTACACAGATACCGAAATTGAGCGTCCGCTGATCGGCGTCGCCAACTCGGCAAACAGCATCGTTCCGGGCCATGTCCACCTGGACAAAATCGTGGACGCGGTAAAAACCGGCGTCTGCATGGCCGGCGGCACCCCGGTGGAATTCGGCGTGATCGGCGTTTGTGACGGCATTGCCATGAACCATACCGGCATGAAATATTCCCTGGGCAGCCGCGAGCTGATCGCCGACTCCGTCGAGGTCATGGCCACGGCCCATGCCCTGGACGCCCTGGTTCTGGTTCCCAACTGCGACAAGATCGTCCCCGGAATGCTCATGGCGGCGGCCCGCCTGGATATCCCGGCAGTGGTGGTCAGCGGCGGTCCCATGCTGGCGGGCCGGCATCCCCGCAAAGGGGGAAAGGTTGACCTGATTACGGTATTTGAGGCCGTGGGCGCGGTGCTGTCCGGCAAGATGACCGAGGAGGAACTGACCGAGGTGGAAGAGGCGGCCTGCCCCACCTGTGGCTCCTGCTCCGGCATGTTCACGGCCAACTCCATGAACTGCCTCACCGAGGCCATTGGCATGGGCCTGCCCGGCAATGGCACCATTCCGGCGGTGATGGCGGCCCGTATCCGCCTGGCCAAACAGGCCGGAATGCAGGTCATGGAGATGTGGGAAAAGGAGATCACCCCCCGGAAGATCATGACCGAAAAGGCCTTTCAGAACGCGCTGGCCGTGGATATGGCCCTGGGCTGTTCCACCAACACCGTCCTCCACCTGACGGCCATTGCCCGGGAGGCCGGTGTGGAGATCGACCTGAATCTGATCAACGAGGTCAGCGGAAAAACGCCCCATCTCTGCTCTCTCAGCCCCGGGGGAAAGGACCATATTGAAGACCTGAACCGGGCCGGCGGCATTCAGGCGGTGATCCGGGAGCTTGCAGACGCCGGACGGATCAACGCGGAGTGCATCACCGTTACCGGAAAGAGCGTGGGTGAAAATATCGCCAAAACCGAGGTGCTGGACCGCGATGTGATCCGGCCGCTGGACAATCCCTACCATGCCCAGGGCGGGCTGGCTGTTCTGTTCGGCAATATCGCGCCCGAAGGCTGTGTGGTCAAGCAGTCCGCCGTGCGGGACGAGATGCTGCGCCACGAGGGCCCGGCCAGGGTGTTTGAGTCCGAAGAGGCGGCCAGTGAGGCCATCATGGGCGGAAAGATTCAGAAGGGCGATGTGATCGTCATCCGCTATGAAGGCCCCATGGGCGGGCCGGGAATGCGGGAGATGCTGACCCCGACGGCCGCCATCGCCGGAATGAATCTGGACGCGGACGTGGCCCTGATCACGGACGGGCGCTTCTCCGGCGGCACACGGGGTGCCTCCATCGGTCACGTCTCCCCCGAAGCCATGCAGGGCGGTCCCATTGCCATTGTCCGGGAGGGAGACCCCATTGCCATCGACATCCCCGGCAAAACCATCGCGCTCCGGGTGTCCGATGCGGAGATCAGATCACGCCTGGACGGGTGGGAAGCGCCGGCGCCCAAAATCACAAAAGGCTACATGGCCCGCTATGCCAAAAATGTCGCATCCGCCAGCCACGGCGCAATTGTAAGATAA
- the ilvB gene encoding biosynthetic-type acetolactate synthase large subunit yields MKLTGAQILMKVLKEEGVDTIFGYPGGAVIDLYDELVKTDIRHILVRHEQGAVHAADAYSRASGKVGTCLVTSGPGATNTVTGIASAYMDSIPIVVITGQVPSHLIGNDAFQEVDIVGITRPCTKHNYLVQSADELARVVREAFYIARSGRPGPVLVDIPKDVMNNLATYKVPKNIRLRSYNPTYNPNMKQLHKVIEMVKMARRPMIFAGGGVILSGAHRELTAFARKARIPVTTSLMGLGAFPASDPLWLGMIGMHGTYRSNMSTAACDLMIGIGVRFDDRVTGKTDTFAAQAKIIHIDIDPTSIRKNVPVSIPVVGDCKTTLTHLNELLADADLGNLDEKRSGWLHQIEGWKNKARLAYDQNGAIKPQFVLEKLYELTRGKAIITTEVGQNQMWTAQYYHIEEPGQFITSGGLGVMGFGLPAAIGAQVAKPDDLVVCVAGDGSIQMNIQEMATAMQYNLPVKIVILNNGYLGMVRQWQELFYEKRYACTQMDHAPDFVKLAEAFGARGFRATKPAEVAQVISEGLSAEGPVIMEFVVEKEECVYPMVPAGAPITEMLLV; encoded by the coding sequence ATGAAATTAACCGGCGCACAAATCCTTATGAAGGTTCTGAAAGAGGAAGGGGTGGACACCATTTTCGGTTATCCCGGCGGTGCGGTTATTGATTTATATGATGAGCTGGTCAAAACCGACATCCGGCACATTCTGGTTCGCCACGAACAGGGTGCGGTCCATGCGGCTGACGCATATTCACGGGCCAGCGGCAAGGTGGGCACCTGTCTGGTGACATCCGGTCCGGGGGCAACCAACACGGTGACCGGCATTGCGTCCGCCTATATGGATTCCATCCCGATCGTTGTCATCACGGGGCAGGTGCCCTCCCACCTGATCGGCAATGATGCGTTTCAGGAGGTAGACATTGTCGGCATCACCCGTCCCTGCACCAAGCACAATTATCTGGTTCAGAGTGCGGATGAGCTGGCCCGCGTGGTCAGAGAGGCGTTTTATATTGCCCGCTCCGGTCGCCCCGGTCCGGTCCTCGTGGATATCCCCAAGGATGTGATGAACAACCTGGCCACCTACAAGGTGCCGAAAAATATCCGGCTCCGGTCGTATAATCCCACCTACAACCCGAATATGAAGCAGTTGCACAAGGTCATTGAGATGGTGAAAATGGCCCGGCGACCGATGATTTTCGCGGGCGGCGGGGTCATCCTCTCCGGTGCCCACCGGGAGCTGACGGCATTTGCGCGAAAAGCCCGCATTCCGGTGACAACATCACTCATGGGGCTGGGGGCGTTTCCCGCATCGGACCCCCTGTGGCTGGGGATGATCGGAATGCACGGCACCTACCGGTCCAACATGTCCACTGCCGCCTGTGATCTGATGATCGGCATCGGCGTCCGCTTTGATGACCGTGTCACCGGAAAGACCGATACCTTTGCGGCCCAGGCGAAAATTATCCACATTGACATTGATCCCACCTCCATCCGCAAGAATGTACCGGTCAGCATTCCGGTCGTCGGCGACTGCAAGACCACCCTGACCCATTTGAACGAGCTGCTGGCGGATGCGGATCTGGGCAACCTGGATGAGAAGCGGAGCGGCTGGCTTCATCAGATCGAGGGCTGGAAAAACAAGGCCCGGCTGGCCTATGACCAGAACGGGGCCATCAAACCCCAGTTTGTTCTGGAAAAACTCTATGAACTGACCCGGGGAAAGGCGATCATCACCACCGAGGTCGGACAGAACCAGATGTGGACCGCCCAGTATTATCATATTGAGGAGCCGGGTCAGTTCATCACGTCCGGCGGTCTCGGTGTCATGGGATTCGGTCTGCCTGCGGCCATCGGTGCCCAGGTTGCCAAGCCGGATGATCTGGTGGTGTGTGTGGCCGGAGACGGCAGCATTCAGATGAACATCCAGGAGATGGCAACCGCCATGCAGTATAATCTGCCGGTCAAGATTGTGATCCTCAACAACGGATATCTGGGGATGGTTCGCCAGTGGCAGGAACTGTTTTATGAAAAACGGTATGCCTGCACACAGATGGACCACGCCCCGGATTTCGTGAAGCTGGCGGAAGCCTTTGGCGCAAGGGGATTCCGCGCCACGAAGCCGGCAGAGGTGGCGCAGGTGATCTCCGAGGGGCTTTCGGCCGAAGGCCCGGTGATCATGGAGTTTGTGGTGGAAAAGGAGGAGTGCGTTTATCCGATGGTGCCGGCCGGTGCGCCCATTACGGAAATGCTTTTGGTTTAG